The Benincasa hispida cultivar B227 chromosome 11, ASM972705v1, whole genome shotgun sequence genome has a segment encoding these proteins:
- the LOC120090905 gene encoding uncharacterized protein LOC120090905: MKAIDKGKIVLQESQSQQSASVASLSIQQLHDMIMTSIRAQYGGPAQTSFIYSKPYIQRIDNLKMPTGYQPLKFQQFDGKGNPKQHIVHFVETCKNAGIREDLLVKQFVRTLKGNTFDWYTDLEPEVIDSWEQLEREFLNRFYSTRCTVSMIELTNSKQRKGEPVVDYINRWRALSLDCKDRLTELSTVEMCTQGMHCEFLYILQGIKPRTFEELATRAHDMELSIVNRRTRDFLNHDPRKDKKKVKGTEKNVKGVMKESMVTNTTPLKFSSKEKEKKIEKKDQEGERRRPTLKERQVKVYPFPDSDVADMLEQLLENHLIQLLECRRPEQAGMVDDPNYCKYHKVISHPVEKCFVLKELILKLARERKIKLDLDEVVQTNHTAVTVTPSVVPPTISYEERESLVQFGTFEPMVVRFQ, from the coding sequence ATGAAAGCAATCGACAAGGGGAAGATCGTGCTACAAGAAAGCCAATCGCAACAGTCAGCCTCAGTGGCCTCTTTGTCGATTCAACAACTACATGACATGATCATGACCTCCATAAGAGCTCAATATGGAGGGCCGGCCCAAACCTCCTTCATATATTCCAAGCCATACATTCAGAGGATCGACAACCTAAAAATGCCTACAGGATATCAGCCCCTAAAGTTCCAACAATTTGACGGAAAGGGCAACCCAAAGCAACAtatagtccactttgtagaAACATGCAAAAATGCGGGAATAAGAGAAGATTTACTGGTTAAACAGTTCGTCAGAACCCTCAAAGGGAACACTTTTGACTGGTACACAGACTTAGAGCCTGAGGTGATTGACAGCTGGGAgcaacttgaaagagaattcttgaatCGCTTCTATAGCACCAGATGCACCGTCAGCATGATAGAGCTAACAAACTCCAAACAACGGAAAGGGGAACCAGTCGTCGACTACATCAATCGATGGAGAGCTTTGAGTCTGGATTGTAAAGATCGACTCACCGAGTTATCTACTGTGGAAATGTGCACGCAGGGTATGCACTGTGAATTCCTCTATATCCTACAAGGGATTAAGCCCCGTACTTTTGAAGAATTAGCGACCCGCGCTCACGACATGGAGCTAAGTATCGTCAACAGAAGAACGAGGGACTTTCTGAACCACGACCCGAGGAAAGATAAGAAGAAGGTGAAGGGCACCGAGAAAAATGTGAAAGGTGTCATGAAGGAATCAATGGTCACTAACACAACCCCATTGAAATTCTCatcaaaagagaaagaaaagaagatagaGAAGAAAGACCAAGAAGGCGAGAGACGTCGCCCAACCCTGAAAGAAAGACAGgtgaaggtttatccattccctgactctgaCGTAGCGGACATGCTCGAACAATTATTGGAGAACCACCTTATCCAACTGCTAGAATGTAGACGACCGGAACAGGCCGGCATGGTGGATGACCCCAATTACTGCAAGTATCACAAGGTCATCAGTCACCCAGTCGAAAAATGCTTCGTACTgaaagaattgatcctcaaattGGCCCGTGAAAGGAAAATAAAACTGGATCTAGACGAGGTGGTCCAAACGAATCACACTGCAGTGACAGTAACTCCGAGCGTGGTGCCACCAACCATATCTTATGAAGAAAGGGAGAGCTTGGTCCAGTTTGGGACTTTCGAACCTATGGTAGTGCGGTTTCAGTAG